A genomic segment from Polyangium mundeleinium encodes:
- a CDS encoding nuclear transport factor 2 family protein, which translates to MKQNSRSSSRASWGRTGAAVCAGAIAASAFGAAKPAEGGHHGGGLPQGGVPAALQRLVDEAEIEKLTYCYAEATDTIGRGDLEGGRSRYQQCFTSNAIVAAYYPGDDPNGPPSLISGPSAWADVAKNEFDTAGYVSTQHLNGNVVINVQGNTGTMKTYLQATHVLEANSSVEVAHGWYDDIVVRTPQGWRIAKRTLHLQTFLRIESP; encoded by the coding sequence ATGAAGCAGAACAGCCGATCGAGTTCACGGGCTTCTTGGGGTCGCACGGGCGCCGCGGTATGCGCGGGGGCCATCGCGGCGAGCGCCTTCGGCGCTGCGAAGCCGGCCGAAGGTGGACATCACGGCGGTGGACTTCCCCAGGGCGGGGTGCCCGCCGCGCTGCAGCGCCTCGTCGACGAGGCGGAGATCGAGAAGCTGACCTATTGTTATGCCGAGGCGACCGACACCATCGGGCGCGGCGATCTCGAGGGTGGTCGGAGCCGTTACCAGCAATGCTTCACGTCGAATGCCATCGTCGCGGCATATTACCCCGGTGACGACCCGAACGGCCCCCCCAGCCTGATCTCCGGTCCCTCCGCGTGGGCGGACGTCGCGAAGAACGAGTTCGACACGGCGGGCTACGTCTCGACGCAGCACCTGAACGGCAACGTCGTCATCAACGTGCAAGGCAATACGGGGACGATGAAGACGTACCTCCAGGCGACGCACGTCCTCGAGGCGAACAGCTCCGTCGAAGTCGCACACGGGTGGTACGACGATATCGTCGTTCGCACGCCGCAGGGCTGGAGGATCGCCAAGCGCACGCTGCACCTCCAGACGTTCCTGCGCATCGAATCGCCCTGA
- a CDS encoding AraC family transcriptional regulator → MNRTSWEVAGHGAAFVARRAVACDKKTPSRPATHEYAVLSFYVGGSAIVEQRGRHTLSAGDVLVVPAGEPHRMHTTEGAEFWGLGLCIPCLPSRELGPLLAPFERVRSGASAVVSVPSARHEHLLGLFRELGKETSAPQSPTDKLVVQSLVALILAEVLRAQPFPAPDISAAGSPLVADALDYIEKHCMEPISLADVAAAVRRSPAHVTTALRQATGKTAGAWIMAGRIAEAARLLVTSDERIDIVAERVGYADPTHFIRIFRRARGMTPAAFRAAHRRGVLEAPR, encoded by the coding sequence ATGAACCGCACGAGTTGGGAGGTCGCCGGTCACGGCGCTGCGTTCGTCGCCCGCCGGGCGGTGGCCTGCGACAAGAAAACCCCGTCGCGCCCCGCCACGCACGAGTACGCCGTCCTGTCGTTTTACGTGGGCGGCTCGGCGATCGTCGAGCAACGCGGGCGCCACACGCTCAGCGCTGGGGACGTGCTCGTCGTACCCGCGGGCGAGCCCCACCGCATGCACACCACGGAGGGCGCGGAGTTCTGGGGCCTCGGCCTCTGCATCCCATGCCTCCCTTCACGCGAACTCGGGCCCCTCCTCGCGCCCTTCGAGCGCGTACGGAGCGGCGCGTCCGCCGTCGTGAGCGTCCCTTCCGCCCGACACGAGCACCTCCTCGGGCTCTTCCGCGAACTCGGAAAGGAGACGAGCGCCCCCCAAAGCCCCACAGACAAGCTCGTCGTCCAGAGCCTCGTCGCCCTGATCCTGGCCGAGGTGCTGCGCGCGCAGCCCTTCCCCGCGCCGGACATCTCAGCCGCAGGCTCGCCGCTCGTCGCCGATGCGCTCGATTACATCGAAAAGCATTGCATGGAGCCGATCTCGCTCGCCGACGTCGCCGCAGCCGTGCGGCGCTCCCCCGCGCACGTGACAACGGCGCTCCGGCAAGCGACCGGAAAGACGGCCGGCGCGTGGATCATGGCCGGTCGCATCGCAGAGGCAGCACGGCTGCTCGTCACATCGGACGAGCGAATCGACATCGTCGCCGAGCGTGTCGGGTATGCAGACCCGACCCATTTCATCCGCATCTTCCGCCGCGCACGCGGCATGACACCCGCAGCCTTCCGGGCAGCGCACCGCCGCGGCGTCCTGGAGGCGCCGAGGTGA
- a CDS encoding PAS domain-containing protein: MSLSPDEHDLQYEFFFQTSRDLLCVLRADGRMIRTNEAFRTTLGYTESSLVAEDFARLVVPEDVAPLHTFLRSSAGEAELKLNARFVHRDLSHRTIVFSLRRLGGKVYATGIEVEAQGPVDEWKRRRDLLQKMQMTGRVGAWDVDLATSTQYWTEETYRIHELPVGFDPNVDVSFYTPEHQPIIGAAFEACAREGKPYDLQLQIDTAKGRRIWVRTSGTAIMENGKVTRVIGAFQDIDDYKRREIELEEQLAIIEKQRSEIHALSVPIIQVWDDVLALPVMGELDQARADDMTERLLEAVVANAARFVILDLTGVEAVDEGTAERLSRILRAIRLLGAEGFVTGIRPGLAQTFISCFGGGFEGVTTLRNLREAIQACMRGGRRRTDGRAASAKGA, encoded by the coding sequence ATGTCTCTTTCTCCTGACGAGCACGACCTCCAGTACGAATTCTTCTTTCAGACGTCCCGGGACCTGCTTTGCGTGCTCCGCGCCGATGGGCGCATGATCCGCACGAACGAGGCATTTCGGACCACACTCGGGTATACCGAGTCGTCGCTCGTGGCCGAGGACTTCGCCCGGCTCGTGGTCCCCGAGGACGTCGCGCCGCTGCACACGTTCCTGCGTTCGAGCGCGGGCGAAGCGGAGCTCAAGCTCAATGCGAGGTTCGTGCACCGGGACCTGAGCCACCGGACGATCGTGTTTTCGCTGCGCCGCCTCGGCGGGAAGGTGTACGCGACCGGGATCGAGGTCGAGGCGCAGGGCCCCGTGGACGAATGGAAGCGGCGGCGGGATCTGCTCCAGAAGATGCAAATGACGGGGAGGGTCGGAGCCTGGGACGTCGATCTCGCGACGTCGACCCAGTACTGGACCGAGGAGACGTACCGGATCCACGAGCTGCCCGTCGGGTTCGATCCAAACGTCGACGTGTCGTTCTACACGCCGGAGCATCAGCCGATCATCGGGGCAGCCTTCGAGGCATGCGCCCGCGAGGGCAAGCCTTACGATCTACAATTGCAGATCGACACGGCGAAGGGCCGTCGGATCTGGGTGCGCACCTCAGGCACGGCGATCATGGAGAACGGCAAGGTGACGCGGGTCATCGGCGCCTTTCAGGACATCGACGACTACAAGCGTCGCGAGATCGAGCTCGAGGAGCAGCTCGCGATCATCGAGAAGCAGCGGTCAGAGATTCACGCGCTCTCGGTGCCGATCATCCAGGTGTGGGACGACGTGCTCGCGCTGCCAGTCATGGGCGAGCTCGATCAGGCGCGCGCAGACGACATGACGGAGCGGCTGCTCGAAGCCGTCGTGGCAAACGCAGCGCGGTTCGTGATCCTCGACCTGACCGGCGTGGAAGCCGTGGACGAGGGGACCGCCGAGCGGCTCTCGCGGATCCTCCGAGCCATCCGGCTCCTCGGCGCCGAAGGCTTCGTCACAGGCATCCGGCCAGGCCTGGCGCAGACGTTCATCTCGTGTTTCGGGGGCGGGTTCGAGGGCGTGACGACACTCCGGAACCTGCGCGAGGCCATCCAGGCATGCATGCGGGGCGGCAGGCGGCGGACGGACGGTCGAGCGGCGAGCGCCAAGGGAGCTTGA
- a CDS encoding MXAN_6640 family putative metalloprotease, with translation MAALSMLAACGPEGAGLGGLGGDAPALVPLDRPDTPGNGLQFNFEPGDVVETFGSPGGKFLVHFTLAGPHAVPLSDADGSGAPDFVEQVASVYDEVLGHYEGMGFRPPRSDEGLPDNGGDGRFDVYLVDFAGIGDGTYQTDTCGPDKPDQCTGYMVQENDYKGYSYPSTLVANRILGSHEFFHAVQAAYDHGQGSVFNEGTAVWATESFDPTLPDFEAFIDGYLDNVDRSLDVPLPGPVDPFSYGSAIFFQFLEERYGDGTIRTLLEKTEDGADGVADPEWLAVLDPTLAAAAGASFPEAFVEFATWNLFTAQSADPTRGYTNGAKYAPVNMESVGAPYTDVLRVFYASSQYYRVGTGARGQMTAALATPEDAAEQVDDLALLVTTRTGTTVGPVVRALDVRAGVDPIDTSGAEDLVVVVVNTAQAGNSRKPTLCIGSPDEVEACKTAVESPGSGSGGGGGSGGAGGSGSGGGDLGDPDDPGDCGCAFSPAPTGPGLAALGALVLLGHRRARRRNDRPASKAP, from the coding sequence ATGGCCGCGCTCTCTATGCTCGCCGCGTGTGGGCCGGAGGGCGCGGGGCTGGGGGGGCTCGGCGGGGATGCGCCGGCGCTCGTGCCCCTCGACCGGCCGGATACGCCGGGCAATGGGCTCCAGTTCAATTTCGAGCCGGGGGACGTCGTGGAGACGTTCGGCTCGCCCGGGGGGAAGTTCCTCGTCCATTTCACGCTCGCGGGCCCGCACGCGGTGCCGCTTTCGGACGCGGACGGCTCGGGCGCGCCCGATTTTGTGGAGCAGGTGGCGTCGGTCTACGACGAGGTGCTCGGCCATTACGAGGGGATGGGGTTCCGGCCGCCGCGCAGCGACGAGGGGCTGCCGGACAACGGGGGCGATGGCCGGTTCGACGTCTACCTCGTCGATTTCGCAGGGATAGGCGACGGCACCTACCAGACCGACACGTGCGGGCCGGACAAGCCGGATCAATGCACCGGCTACATGGTCCAGGAGAACGATTACAAGGGGTACAGCTACCCGTCGACGCTCGTCGCGAACCGCATCCTTGGCAGCCACGAGTTTTTTCATGCCGTCCAGGCCGCCTATGATCACGGCCAGGGGAGCGTCTTCAACGAGGGGACCGCGGTGTGGGCCACCGAGTCGTTTGATCCCACGCTCCCCGATTTCGAGGCGTTCATCGACGGCTACCTCGACAACGTCGACCGCTCGCTCGACGTGCCCCTGCCCGGGCCCGTGGATCCGTTCAGCTATGGCAGCGCGATCTTCTTCCAGTTCCTGGAGGAGCGTTATGGCGACGGCACGATCCGCACGCTGCTCGAAAAGACCGAGGACGGGGCGGACGGCGTGGCCGATCCGGAATGGCTCGCCGTGCTCGACCCGACGCTCGCCGCGGCGGCCGGCGCGTCCTTCCCCGAGGCGTTCGTCGAGTTCGCCACGTGGAACCTCTTCACGGCCCAGAGCGCCGATCCGACGCGCGGGTATACGAACGGCGCCAAGTATGCGCCCGTCAACATGGAGAGCGTCGGCGCGCCGTACACGGACGTGCTGCGGGTGTTTTACGCATCCTCCCAGTACTACCGGGTCGGGACGGGCGCGCGCGGGCAGATGACGGCCGCGCTCGCCACGCCGGAGGACGCCGCGGAGCAGGTCGACGATCTCGCGCTCCTCGTCACGACCCGCACGGGCACCACGGTCGGCCCCGTCGTCCGCGCGCTCGATGTACGCGCGGGCGTCGATCCGATCGATACGTCGGGCGCCGAGGATCTCGTCGTCGTCGTCGTGAACACCGCCCAGGCGGGCAACTCCCGCAAGCCCACCCTTTGCATCGGGTCCCCCGACGAGGTCGAGGCCTGCAAAACCGCCGTCGAGAGCCCCGGCAGCGGGAGCGGCGGCGGAGGTGGGAGCGGCGGCGCAGGCGGGAGCGGCAGCGGCGGCGGCGACCTTGGCGACCCGGACGACCCCGGCGATTGCGGCTGCGCGTTCTCTCCCGCCCCCACGGGCCCCGGCCTCGCGGCGCTCGGGGCCCTCGTGCTCCTCGGTCACCGCCGCGCGCGCCGTCGCAACGACAGGCCCGCGAGCAAGGCCCCGTAA
- a CDS encoding HmuY family protein translates to MRFFLPISLLGSLLVFVPACSSDPADPSGAGASGGSGGAGGAGGGGGGGGGGGEPAGCSEPNEVPCEDQVIQGMNLQNDIAPGLITNEPDGSGFRTGVDATAGGAFVSDPDSYVYGKFTETGLQKVEISDEDSIASMDWDIAFRRYVVRINSGNSGPSCVTATRTKVDTKYEEVSAAPDLPFRKDEYFSEACELIPDGSGLPGSPATALSGFWTYTSCVKMTGTVYAIRLADGRAVKLIVDTWYEPSVQEQCNTTDSIPMMNTGSANYRIRWAFLP, encoded by the coding sequence ATGCGTTTCTTTCTCCCTATCTCTCTCCTCGGCTCTCTCCTTGTGTTCGTTCCCGCCTGTAGTTCGGATCCGGCGGATCCCTCGGGCGCTGGCGCCTCCGGCGGCAGCGGCGGGGCCGGCGGCGCGGGCGGCGGTGGTGGCGGCGGCGGTGGCGGCGGCGAGCCGGCCGGTTGCAGCGAGCCGAACGAGGTTCCTTGTGAAGATCAGGTCATTCAGGGGATGAACCTCCAGAATGACATTGCCCCCGGCCTCATCACGAACGAGCCGGACGGCAGCGGCTTCCGCACCGGGGTCGACGCGACCGCAGGCGGCGCGTTCGTCTCGGATCCGGACTCGTATGTGTATGGAAAGTTCACCGAGACCGGCCTCCAGAAGGTCGAGATCTCCGACGAGGATTCGATCGCGTCGATGGACTGGGACATCGCGTTCCGGCGCTACGTCGTGCGGATCAACAGCGGAAACTCCGGCCCCTCCTGCGTCACGGCCACGCGCACGAAGGTCGACACGAAGTACGAGGAGGTCTCGGCGGCGCCCGATCTCCCGTTCCGCAAGGACGAATACTTCTCCGAGGCTTGCGAATTGATCCCGGATGGCTCGGGGTTGCCCGGGTCGCCGGCGACTGCGCTCTCGGGCTTCTGGACGTACACCTCGTGCGTGAAGATGACCGGGACCGTCTATGCGATTCGCCTCGCCGACGGTCGAGCGGTGAAGCTCATCGTGGACACGTGGTACGAGCCGTCCGTGCAGGAGCAGTGCAACACGACGGACTCGATTCCGATGATGAACACCGGCTCTGCGAACTACCGCATCCGCTGGGCGTTCCTGCCGTGA
- a CDS encoding TIR domain-containing protein, producing the protein MSNRRSRIFIGASLEGLPVARELKRGLAEDADCTLWTQGAFTLEKLCQASPAIEYAILVLGPADLSSEAAAGRNRPRDSVLFQIGLFAGLLGRSRMLLVHSRDIPLDLPPDLAGLRTATFSDAGNLESALAPVLSLLRGGLEGRTARLARLSRPKDTASASPKTTEASPKDAPLDARALIERALDVEDKPGESIDPDLVEGLWRDETDDTSLVVRMIGSEMRAPYAFRGATRLTGEFFGWKLHEGVLSGHFRWVQQGIEGRIVLRMIGLDRLEGVWFFGWTDREIQPEVLSRVAQPIRLVRQRAPRALPPWSEEFFRAAELVANVKH; encoded by the coding sequence ATGTCGAACCGCCGCTCCCGTATCTTCATCGGGGCCTCCCTCGAAGGGCTGCCCGTGGCCCGCGAGCTCAAGCGTGGTCTCGCCGAGGATGCCGATTGCACCCTCTGGACGCAGGGCGCGTTCACCCTCGAGAAGCTCTGCCAGGCCTCGCCCGCCATCGAGTACGCAATCCTCGTGCTCGGGCCCGCCGATCTTTCGAGCGAGGCCGCCGCGGGGCGGAATCGGCCGCGCGACAGCGTCCTCTTCCAGATCGGCCTGTTCGCAGGGCTCCTCGGCCGCAGCCGCATGCTCCTCGTCCATTCGCGGGACATCCCCCTCGACCTCCCCCCGGACCTCGCAGGCCTCCGGACGGCGACGTTCTCCGACGCCGGCAACCTCGAATCGGCGCTCGCGCCGGTCCTGTCGCTCCTCCGCGGCGGGCTCGAAGGGCGCACCGCGCGCCTCGCGCGCCTCAGCCGCCCGAAGGACACGGCGAGCGCGTCTCCGAAGACGACCGAGGCCTCGCCCAAGGACGCGCCCCTCGATGCGCGGGCGCTGATCGAGCGGGCCCTCGACGTCGAGGACAAGCCGGGCGAGTCGATCGATCCCGACCTCGTCGAGGGGCTCTGGCGGGACGAGACGGACGATACCTCCCTCGTCGTGCGGATGATCGGCAGCGAGATGCGCGCGCCGTATGCGTTCCGCGGCGCGACCCGGCTCACCGGCGAGTTTTTCGGATGGAAGCTCCACGAGGGCGTGCTCTCCGGCCATTTTCGCTGGGTGCAGCAGGGCATCGAGGGCCGGATCGTCCTGCGGATGATCGGGCTCGATCGGCTGGAGGGCGTGTGGTTCTTCGGGTGGACCGACCGCGAGATCCAGCCCGAGGTCCTTTCGCGCGTCGCGCAGCCCATTCGCCTCGTGCGCCAGCGCGCCCCGCGCGCGTTGCCTCCCTGGTCGGAGGAGTTTTTCCGCGCCGCCGAGCTCGTGGCCAACGTGAAGCATTGA